The nucleotide window TTGACGGATAGGCATATTTTTCAATTTGACTTAATAAATTAACTCGTAAATCTTCAAAATTAGTTGAAAAAGGTAGAATATTGTCAAATTCAAAATCAAATTCTTTCATTTTTTGTGACTGTTTTTCAAAAGTAAACTCGCCGTCTTCAATATCAGTTTTAGTAATTATTGCGATTTTGTTTTTAATATTTGCAATTTTTTTAGCAAATGCCTGTGTATTTTCATCAATTGGCTCATTAACTGGCTGCAAAAAAAGAACAAGATCTATTCCCTCAAGTGTCGAATTTATTGCGAAATTTAGAGAATTACTTAAATTATTAATTTTATTATGAAAACCAGGTGTGTCAACAAAAACTATTTGAAGATTATCTTTATTATAAATTGCGTTAATTGCATCTCTAGTAGTTTGGGCTTTTAGACTAACAATTGAAACTGGAAATTGAACAATCGAGTTTATTAGTGAAGATTTACCTGAATTAGGTTGGCCAATAACTGCAACAAAACATGTTTTTGTATCCATATTTATAAAAAATCCTTATTAAATTGCAAAGGGAGAAGTTGATTTAATTTTTTCTCAATAAATTCTGCTTTTGAATTATAAAGAAAAATGCTAACATTTTCAGAAAAAAATTCAACAAAAACTTGTAAACATTGACCACAAGGGACAATAAATTTACTAGATTTTGGGCTATAAATATGAATTTCTTTAAAATTTTCAGGGTTAACTCCTTGGGCAATTGCTTGAAATATCGCTACTCTTTCAGCGCAAATTCCTGCAGGATAAACGGCATTTTCAACATTAATACCTTCAAAAGCGCCTCCTTGTTTTGTTAGCAAAATTGAGGCTACTGGAAAATTAGAATAAGGACAGTAGGAATTTTTACTCAGTTTTTTTAGGGATTCAAATATTTGTTCCATTAGCGAAAAATCTCCAAATTTTTTAAAATGTTCTCTACTTTTTCGTGCATAAATTTATTATTTTCATCATTATCATGATC belongs to Mesomycoplasma ovipneumoniae and includes:
- the era gene encoding GTPase Era; translated protein: MDTKTCFVAVIGQPNSGKSSLINSIVQFPVSIVSLKAQTTRDAINAIYNKDNLQIVFVDTPGFHNKINNLSNSLNFAINSTLEGIDLVLFLQPVNEPIDENTQAFAKKIANIKNKIAIITKTDIEDGEFTFEKQSQKMKEFDFEFDNILPFSTNFEDLRVNLLSQIEKYAYPSNHFFNNLDVTDQSSRFFAKEIIRKQILLNVDDEIPHQTAVVIDNFDESEKNCIRIDATIYVGRKSHLPIIIGKAGSVLGQIGTNARKELEEIFGKKVVLKNRVAVAKKWFNDPKMIKKFGY
- the cdd gene encoding cytidine deaminase; translation: MEQIFESLKKLSKNSYCPYSNFPVASILLTKQGGAFEGINVENAVYPAGICAERVAIFQAIAQGVNPENFKEIHIYSPKSSKFIVPCGQCLQVFVEFFSENVSIFLYNSKAEFIEKKLNQLLPLQFNKDFL